One Pyrus communis chromosome 13, drPyrComm1.1, whole genome shotgun sequence genomic window carries:
- the LOC137713169 gene encoding DNA-(apurinic or apyrimidinic site) endonuclease yields MKRFFQPVGKDGSAKKPTLAPPSTDNDKISAEDAAKKQPLKFITWNANSFLLRVKNNWPEFTKFVSSIDPDVIAIQEVRMPAAGSKGGPKNPGELKDDTSSSREEKQIIMRALSSPPFGDYRVWWSLSDSKYAGTALFVKKCLQPQKVFFNLDRKVSKHEPDGRVILAEFETFNLLNTYAPNNGWKEEENSFPRRRKWDKRILEFVLQSSDKPLIWCGDLNVSHEEIDVSHPDFFSAAKVNGYVPPNKEDCGQPGFTLNERKRFGNILKEGKLIDAYRHLHKEKDMEHGFSWSGNPIGKYRGKRMRIDYFVVAEKLKDRIVSCEMHGQGIELQGFYGSDHCPVSLVLSEGDTASKETGLPA; encoded by the exons ATGAAACGTTTCTTCCAACCGGTAGGGAAAGACGGCTCCGCCAAGAAACCCACACTCGCACCTCCTTCCACAGATAACGACAAAATATCAGCGGAGGACGCCGCCAAGAAACAGCCGCTCAAGTTCATAACGTGGAATGCCAACAGCTTTCTTCTCCGGGTGAAGAACAACTGGCCCGAGTTCACCAAGTTCGTCTCGAGCATCGACCCAGATGTCATTGCGATACAG GAAGTAAGGATGCCTGCTGCTGGTTCAAAGGGTGGACCTAAAAACCCAGGGGAGTTGAAAGATGACACTTCCTCGTCACGTGAAGAAAAGCAG ATAATTATGCGTGCCCTGTCAAGCCCACCCTTTGGAGATTATCGTGTCTGGTGGTCTCTTTCAGATTCAAAGTATGCAGGAACTGCATTGTTTGTAAAGAAGTGTTTACAGCCACAAAAAGTATTTTTTAATCTTGACAGAAAAG TTTCAAAGCATGAACCAGATGGCCGGGTCATCCTAGCAGAATTTGAGACATTTAATTTGTTGAATACATATGCACCAAACAATGGTtggaaggaggaagaaaactCATTCccaaggagaagaaaatgggaTAAAAGGATTTTAGAGTTTGTTCTGCAATCTTCGGATAAGCCTCTAATATGGTGCGGTGATCTGAATGTtag TCATGAAGAGATTGATGTGAGTCATCCAGATTTTTTCAGTGCAGCAAAGGTTAATGGTTATGTTCCTCCAAATAAAGAg GATTGTGGGCAGCCTGGATTTACCTTGAATGAGAGGAAGCGTTTTGGTAACATTTTGAAAGA GGGAAAGTTAATAGATGCATACCGACACCTTCACAAGGAGAAGGACATGGAGCATGGCTTCTCCTGGTCTGGAAACCCCATAGGAAA GTATCGAGGTAAAAGGATGAGAATAGACTACTTCGTTGTTGCAGAGAAACTCAAAGATAGGATTGTTTCATGCGAGATGCATGGGCAAGGGATTGAACTACAAG GGTTTTATGGAAGCGATCATTGTCCAGTCTCCCTCGTGCTTTCGGAAGGAGACACGGCTTCTAAAGAAACTGGATTACCTGCATAA